Proteins found in one Amycolatopsis aidingensis genomic segment:
- a CDS encoding anhydro-N-acetylmuramic acid kinase yields the protein MRVLGLISGTSVDGIDVAAADLHATGEELVLVPLGHLELDYPEELRAGLLAALPPGECSAEQLTRLDTGVGKAFATAALEGIDRLTEGRADLVASLGQTIFHWVENGTVEGTLQLGQPAWIAERTGLPVLADLRVRDVAAGGHGAPLASTLDALWLRSLVDAGRKPAAALNIGGIANLTVVTPEGDPLAYDTGPGNALIDAAAVQVSGGGQRSDLDGALAASGSVRPDLLERLLDDPYYAAPPPKSTGKERFHAGYFRAAAEGLPPIADADLLATLTELTAVTIARECARHGVHTVLASGGGVANPALLRALAAHLPPGALATSEELGLPATAKEAYLTAVLGWLTWHGLPANVPSATGAAGPRLLGSITPGSGPLSLPPPRREAITRLRVAAASQQPVGDINART from the coding sequence ATGCGCGTTCTCGGACTGATCTCCGGCACCTCGGTCGACGGCATCGACGTGGCGGCCGCCGACCTGCATGCCACCGGCGAGGAGCTGGTACTGGTCCCGCTCGGCCATCTGGAACTGGACTACCCGGAGGAGCTGCGTGCCGGGCTGCTCGCGGCGCTCCCGCCGGGCGAGTGCAGCGCGGAGCAGCTCACCCGGCTGGACACCGGCGTCGGCAAGGCCTTCGCCACGGCGGCGCTGGAAGGTATCGATCGGCTCACCGAGGGACGTGCGGACCTGGTGGCCTCGCTCGGGCAGACGATCTTCCACTGGGTGGAGAACGGCACGGTCGAGGGCACCCTGCAGCTCGGCCAGCCTGCCTGGATCGCCGAACGCACCGGGCTGCCCGTGCTCGCCGACCTGCGGGTGCGGGACGTGGCGGCTGGCGGCCACGGCGCGCCGCTGGCCAGCACGCTGGACGCGCTGTGGCTGCGCTCCCTCGTCGACGCCGGCCGCAAGCCCGCGGCCGCGTTGAACATCGGCGGGATCGCCAACCTGACCGTGGTCACCCCGGAAGGCGACCCGCTGGCCTACGACACCGGGCCGGGTAACGCGCTGATCGACGCCGCCGCCGTGCAGGTCTCCGGTGGTGGCCAGCGCAGCGACCTGGACGGCGCGCTGGCCGCCAGCGGCAGCGTGCGCCCTGACCTGCTCGAGCGGTTGCTGGACGATCCGTACTACGCGGCGCCACCACCGAAGTCCACCGGCAAGGAACGCTTCCACGCCGGGTACTTCCGCGCCGCGGCCGAAGGGCTGCCCCCGATCGCCGACGCCGACCTGCTGGCGACGCTGACCGAGCTCACCGCGGTCACCATCGCGCGGGAGTGCGCGCGGCACGGCGTGCACACGGTGCTGGCCTCCGGCGGCGGGGTGGCGAACCCGGCGCTGCTACGGGCCCTTGCCGCGCACCTGCCCCCGGGCGCGCTGGCCACCAGCGAGGAACTCGGCCTGCCCGCCACGGCGAAGGAGGCCTACCTCACCGCGGTGCTCGGCTGGCTGACCTGGCACGGGCTCCCGGCGAACGTGCCCAGCGCGACCGGTGCGGCGGGCCCGCGCCTGCTGGGCAGCATCACTCCCGGATCGGGTCCGCTCTCGCTGCCCCCGCCGCGGCGCGAGGCCATTACTCGATTGCGGGTAGCGGCGGCATCGCAACAACCGGTAGGAGATATCAATGCGCGCACTTGA
- a CDS encoding sodium:solute symporter: MRALDLAIIAVFLVGTPLLGIAIGGKQTSSTDYFVGSRRIPWWAVTFSVVATETSTLTVISVPTVAYLGNITYLQLAIGYLIGRTLVAFVLLPKYYSGDMVSAYAFLGKRFGNGLQGTASVTFLITRLLADGVRLFATAIPVKVMLEAFGVSASYWMIVAVIALFAVIYTYLGGIRAVVWVDVIQMGIYILGALFAVIILAGKLPDGWFGSAVDAGKFQLFDFSSDLITSQYAFITAVVGGALFAMASHGADQLMVQRLLACRNVRESQKAVIASGFVVFLQFGLFLVVGAMLWSFYRGVAPADMGMAASDELFPTFIVNELPSGLAGLLVAGILAAAMSTISSSLNSLSTSTVSDLYQRFTKRRRMPDSSVLRHAKLWTLIWAGVFVIFGSLFTSTDQPVVEVGLSIASYTYGALLGAFFLGMLVKRARQSDAIVAFGTTIVVNAVFILGVEFTVDGETKTLAFPWYVPLGVVVTLLVGGLLSLRHRTDDPRSGPPAEPEAEAKAA; this comes from the coding sequence ATGCGCGCACTTGACCTCGCGATCATCGCGGTCTTTCTGGTGGGAACGCCGCTACTGGGGATCGCCATCGGCGGAAAGCAGACCTCGTCCACCGACTACTTCGTCGGCAGCAGGCGGATCCCCTGGTGGGCGGTGACGTTCTCGGTGGTGGCCACCGAAACCTCGACGCTGACCGTGATCAGCGTGCCGACCGTCGCCTATCTCGGCAACATCACCTACCTGCAGCTGGCGATCGGTTACCTGATCGGCCGGACGCTGGTGGCTTTCGTGCTGCTGCCGAAGTACTACTCCGGCGATATGGTCAGCGCCTACGCCTTTCTCGGCAAACGGTTCGGCAACGGGTTGCAGGGCACCGCTTCGGTCACCTTCCTGATCACCCGGTTGCTGGCCGACGGCGTCCGGCTGTTCGCCACCGCGATCCCGGTGAAGGTGATGCTGGAGGCCTTCGGCGTCAGCGCCTCGTACTGGATGATCGTGGCGGTGATCGCGCTGTTCGCGGTGATCTACACCTACCTCGGCGGGATCAGGGCGGTCGTCTGGGTGGACGTCATCCAGATGGGCATCTACATCCTCGGCGCGCTGTTCGCGGTGATCATCCTGGCGGGCAAGCTGCCGGACGGCTGGTTCGGCTCGGCGGTGGACGCGGGCAAGTTCCAGCTGTTCGACTTCTCCTCCGACCTGATCACCTCGCAGTACGCCTTCATCACCGCGGTGGTCGGCGGCGCGCTGTTCGCGATGGCCTCGCATGGCGCGGACCAGCTGATGGTGCAGCGCCTGCTGGCCTGCCGCAACGTCCGGGAGAGCCAGAAGGCCGTGATCGCCAGCGGCTTCGTGGTCTTCCTGCAGTTCGGTCTGTTCCTGGTGGTCGGGGCGATGCTCTGGTCGTTCTACCGGGGCGTGGCGCCGGCGGACATGGGCATGGCGGCCAGCGACGAACTGTTCCCCACCTTCATCGTGAACGAGCTGCCATCCGGGCTGGCCGGGTTGCTGGTCGCCGGCATCCTGGCGGCGGCCATGAGCACGATCTCCTCCTCGCTCAACTCGCTGTCCACCTCCACCGTCAGCGACCTGTACCAGCGCTTCACCAAGCGCCGCCGGATGCCGGACTCCTCGGTGCTGCGGCACGCCAAGCTGTGGACGCTGATCTGGGCCGGGGTGTTCGTGATCTTCGGCTCGCTGTTCACCAGCACCGACCAGCCGGTGGTCGAGGTGGGGCTGAGCATCGCCAGCTACACCTACGGCGCGCTGCTCGGCGCCTTCTTCCTCGGCATGCTGGTGAAGCGGGCCAGGCAGTCCGACGCGATCGTGGCGTTCGGGACGACCATCGTGGTGAACGCGGTGTTCATCCTCGGCGTCGAGTTCACCGTGGACGGGGAGACGAAGACGCTGGCCTTCCCCTGGTACGTCCCGCTCGGCGTGGTGGTGACCCTGCTGGTCGGTGGCCTGCTCTCGCTGCGGCACCGCACGGACGACCCGCGCAGCGGGCCGCCTGCCGAGCCGGAGGCCGAGGCCAAGGCGGCGTGA
- a CDS encoding VOC family protein, protein MSAFVQNIAIDCADPYQLAQFWSQVVDRPISDEDSPGDPEASISLGNGVDLVFLQVPEAKAVKNRLHVCLRPQDRTREEEVRRLLDLGATMVADHREPGATCMGWAVLADPAGNEFCVLCSPAERAAG, encoded by the coding sequence ATGAGCGCTTTCGTGCAGAACATCGCCATTGACTGTGCCGACCCCTACCAGCTTGCCCAGTTCTGGAGCCAGGTCGTCGACCGCCCGATCTCCGATGAGGACTCCCCAGGCGATCCGGAGGCCTCGATCTCCCTCGGCAACGGGGTGGACCTCGTCTTCCTGCAGGTACCCGAGGCCAAGGCGGTCAAGAACCGGCTGCATGTGTGCCTACGCCCGCAGGACCGGACCCGGGAGGAGGAGGTGCGGCGGCTGCTCGACCTGGGCGCGACCATGGTCGCCGACCACCGTGAGCCGGGCGCCACCTGCATGGGCTGGGCCGTGCTGGCCGACCCGGCAGGCAATGAGTTCTGCGTGCTGTGCAGTCCGGCGGAGCGGGCCGCGGGCTGA
- a CDS encoding amidohydrolase family protein, producing MPIIDVWAQHPTPRFLRHEMLDSLRRWLGEEIPAGEVPVSATVAALDAGGVDRALLSAWHGPEGALVSNDEVAGFVAQAPERFGGVASVDLRTPMAAVRELRRAVRELGFVALRVVPWLWGLPPNDRRYYPLYAECVELGIPFCTQVGHTGPLRGSETGRPIPYLDEVALDFPELTIVAGHIGYPWTTEMIALATKYPNVYIDTSAYTVRRYPAELVSYLRAHGRRKVLFGTNYPMLTPRRALDGLDELELDEETTELFLAGNARRVFGS from the coding sequence ATGCCGATCATCGACGTGTGGGCGCAGCACCCCACGCCCCGGTTCCTCCGGCACGAGATGCTCGACTCGCTGCGCCGCTGGCTTGGCGAGGAGATCCCGGCCGGGGAGGTGCCGGTCTCGGCCACGGTGGCCGCGCTGGACGCTGGCGGGGTGGACCGGGCGCTGCTCAGCGCGTGGCATGGCCCGGAGGGCGCGCTGGTGTCGAACGACGAGGTGGCCGGGTTCGTCGCGCAGGCGCCGGAGCGGTTCGGCGGGGTGGCCTCGGTGGACCTGCGCACCCCGATGGCGGCCGTGCGGGAACTGCGGCGCGCGGTGCGCGAGCTGGGGTTCGTGGCGCTGCGGGTGGTGCCCTGGCTGTGGGGTCTGCCGCCGAACGATCGGCGCTACTACCCGCTGTACGCCGAGTGCGTCGAGCTCGGCATCCCGTTCTGCACCCAGGTCGGTCACACCGGGCCACTACGCGGCTCGGAGACCGGCAGGCCCATCCCGTACCTGGACGAGGTGGCACTGGACTTCCCCGAGCTGACCATCGTGGCCGGGCATATCGGCTACCCATGGACGACCGAGATGATCGCGCTGGCCACCAAGTACCCGAACGTGTACATCGACACCTCGGCCTACACCGTCCGTCGCTACCCGGCCGAGCTGGTGAGTTACCTGCGCGCGCACGGCAGGCGCAAAGTGCTGTTCGGCACGAACTACCCGATGCTCACCCCGCGGCGGGCGCTGGACGGCCTGGACGAGCTCGAGCTGGACGAGGAAACCACCGAGCTGTTCCTGGCCGGCAACGCCCGGCGGGTGTTCGGCAGCTGA
- the smc gene encoding chromosome segregation protein SMC: protein MHLKSLTLKGFKSFASATTLRFEPGITCVVGPNGSGKSNVLDALRWVMGTQGAKDLRGGKMEDVIFAGTSGRAPLGRAEVTLTIDNADGALPIEYSEVSITRRMFRDGASEYEINGSTCRLLDVQELLSDSGIGREMHVIVGQGQLSDILQAKPEERRAFIEEAAGVLKHRKRKEKAVRKLTAMQGNLDRLNDLTSELRRQLKPLGKQAEIARKAQAVQSELRDSRLRLLADDLVTQRNTLAKEEADEKAARARRAEVEQALEVATSEQTELENAIAEDAPKLTAAQDTWYKLSALAERLRGTVRLAVERERHLSAEVETPTGGRDPEELLAEAEEAAAREEELNEGVNEARTMLSETVARREELERVVQAAEREHMAAVRAIADRREGIAKLSGQVEALRSKTGATADEIDRLTTGIEEAEGRAETAAEELEQARAEGGLEDSDDADLQERHDRAVRANEDAKARVEELVKAERETEREIASEKARMDALSMGLKRKDGAGALLGAADELPGLLGSVAALLTVDAGFEVALAAALGPVADAVAVSAGDDALAALRYLKAQDAGRAGLLLGGPESGTDPAGWPTLPTTAHWARDVVRAPEGLRPAVERALDRVAVVEDLEAARNLVGLYPEISTVTKDGDVFGAHWAVGGSAAESVIEVQAAVDEAQDRMLAAERRLERTSAELEGARAQQQDRRDEVGKAKEALSEAKVRKARSAERLSSMEQAVRSAEADVQRLREQRGKVEQSREQALADLAELEERLAAVSEQPVEEDPDTSERDAAAESLSTVRQQEVDARLALRTAEERARGIAGKADSLRRAAQAEQQARERAEKARIARAYGAEIAGAVVSAGEFALDRIETSLQRAAAERDAEQERRQRREETLGQVRNRVRELTGELEKLTDAVHRDEVLRAEQRMRLEQLETKVSEDFGIGLDDLVAEYGPDVPVPPGAGEMAEYEAAKERGEAVSEPQPIPYDRDTQERRAKRAEKDLNLLGKVNPLALEEFAALEERYKFLSTQLEDLKKTREDLESVIKEVDEKILEVFTSAYQDVAREFETVFSVLFPGGEGRMVLTEPNDMLATGVDVEARPPGKKVKRLSLLSGGEKSLVAVGMLVAIFRARPSPFYVMDEVEAALDDTNMRRLIGLLEQLRAASQLIIITHQKATMEIADALYGVSMQGDGITQVISQRLRSDDEVEQPEPAQA, encoded by the coding sequence GTGCACCTCAAGAGCTTGACGCTGAAGGGCTTCAAGTCCTTCGCCTCGGCCACCACGTTGCGGTTCGAGCCGGGCATCACCTGCGTCGTCGGTCCGAACGGTTCGGGCAAGTCCAATGTGCTCGACGCGTTGCGCTGGGTGATGGGCACGCAGGGTGCCAAGGACCTGCGCGGCGGCAAGATGGAGGACGTCATCTTCGCGGGCACCTCCGGCCGGGCCCCGCTGGGCCGGGCCGAGGTGACCCTGACCATCGACAACGCCGACGGCGCCCTGCCCATCGAGTACTCCGAGGTGTCCATCACCAGGCGGATGTTCCGGGACGGCGCCAGTGAGTACGAGATCAACGGCAGCACCTGCCGCCTGCTCGACGTGCAGGAACTGCTCTCCGACTCCGGTATCGGCAGGGAGATGCACGTCATCGTCGGGCAGGGCCAGCTGTCCGACATCCTGCAGGCCAAGCCGGAGGAGCGCCGCGCCTTCATCGAGGAGGCCGCCGGTGTGCTCAAGCACCGCAAGCGCAAGGAGAAGGCGGTCCGCAAGCTCACCGCGATGCAGGGCAACCTGGACCGGCTGAACGACCTCACCAGCGAGCTGCGCCGCCAGCTCAAGCCACTCGGCAAGCAGGCCGAGATCGCCCGCAAGGCGCAGGCCGTGCAGTCCGAGCTGCGCGACTCCCGGCTGCGGCTGCTCGCCGACGACCTGGTGACCCAGCGCAACACCCTGGCCAAGGAGGAGGCCGACGAGAAGGCAGCCAGGGCCCGGCGCGCCGAGGTGGAGCAGGCGCTCGAGGTGGCCACCTCGGAGCAGACCGAGCTGGAGAACGCCATCGCCGAGGACGCGCCGAAGCTGACCGCGGCGCAGGACACCTGGTACAAGCTCTCCGCACTGGCCGAGCGGCTGCGCGGCACCGTGCGGCTGGCGGTGGAGCGGGAGCGCCACCTCTCCGCTGAGGTGGAGACCCCTACCGGTGGCCGCGACCCTGAGGAGCTGCTCGCCGAGGCCGAGGAGGCAGCCGCCCGCGAGGAGGAGCTGAACGAGGGCGTCAACGAGGCCAGGACCATGCTGTCCGAGACGGTCGCCCGCAGGGAGGAACTGGAGCGGGTGGTGCAGGCCGCCGAGCGGGAGCATATGGCCGCCGTGCGCGCCATCGCCGACCGGCGGGAGGGCATCGCCAAGCTGAGCGGCCAGGTCGAGGCGCTGCGCAGCAAGACCGGCGCCACCGCGGACGAGATCGACCGGCTCACCACCGGGATCGAGGAGGCCGAAGGCAGGGCCGAGACCGCGGCCGAGGAGCTGGAGCAGGCCCGCGCCGAGGGCGGGCTGGAGGACTCCGACGACGCCGACCTGCAGGAGCGGCACGACCGCGCGGTACGGGCCAACGAGGACGCCAAGGCCAGGGTGGAGGAGCTGGTCAAGGCCGAGCGGGAGACCGAACGCGAGATCGCGTCGGAGAAGGCGCGGATGGACGCGCTTTCCATGGGACTCAAGCGCAAGGACGGCGCGGGCGCGCTGCTCGGGGCCGCCGACGAGCTGCCCGGCCTGCTCGGCTCGGTGGCCGCGCTGCTCACCGTGGACGCCGGATTCGAGGTGGCGCTGGCCGCCGCGCTCGGGCCGGTGGCCGATGCCGTGGCGGTCTCCGCGGGCGATGACGCCCTCGCCGCGCTGCGCTACCTGAAAGCCCAGGACGCCGGGCGGGCCGGGTTGCTGCTCGGCGGGCCGGAATCGGGTACCGATCCGGCCGGCTGGCCCACCCTGCCCACCACCGCCCACTGGGCCAGGGACGTGGTCCGGGCGCCGGAGGGGCTGCGGCCCGCGGTGGAGCGCGCACTGGACCGGGTGGCCGTGGTGGAGGACCTGGAGGCCGCGCGCAACCTGGTCGGCCTCTACCCCGAGATCAGCACGGTCACCAAGGACGGCGACGTGTTCGGCGCGCACTGGGCGGTCGGCGGCTCGGCTGCGGAGAGCGTGATCGAGGTGCAGGCCGCCGTGGACGAGGCCCAGGACAGGATGCTCGCCGCGGAGCGCAGGCTGGAGCGCACCAGTGCCGAGCTGGAGGGCGCCCGTGCCCAGCAGCAGGACCGCAGGGACGAGGTCGGCAAGGCCAAGGAAGCGCTCAGCGAGGCCAAGGTGCGCAAGGCCCGCTCGGCCGAGCGGCTGAGCAGCATGGAGCAGGCGGTGCGCTCCGCCGAGGCAGATGTGCAGCGGCTGCGGGAGCAGCGCGGCAAGGTCGAGCAGAGCAGGGAGCAGGCGCTGGCCGACCTTGCCGAGCTGGAGGAGCGGCTGGCGGCCGTGTCCGAGCAGCCGGTCGAGGAGGACCCGGACACCTCCGAACGGGATGCCGCCGCCGAGTCCCTATCCACCGTCCGGCAGCAGGAGGTGGACGCCCGGCTGGCCCTGCGCACCGCGGAGGAGCGGGCCAGGGGCATCGCGGGCAAGGCGGACTCGCTGCGCCGTGCCGCGCAGGCCGAGCAGCAGGCGCGGGAGCGGGCGGAGAAGGCGCGGATCGCGCGGGCGTACGGCGCGGAGATCGCCGGGGCCGTGGTCAGCGCCGGTGAGTTCGCGCTGGACCGGATCGAGACCTCACTACAGCGTGCCGCCGCCGAACGGGACGCCGAGCAGGAACGACGGCAGCGCCGCGAGGAGACCCTGGGTCAGGTGCGCAACCGGGTCCGCGAGCTGACCGGGGAGCTGGAGAAGCTGACCGACGCGGTGCACCGGGACGAGGTGCTGCGCGCCGAGCAGCGGATGCGGCTGGAGCAGCTGGAGACCAAGGTGTCCGAGGACTTCGGTATCGGCCTTGACGACCTGGTGGCCGAGTACGGCCCGGACGTGCCGGTGCCCCCCGGCGCCGGGGAGATGGCCGAGTACGAGGCGGCCAAGGAGCGCGGTGAGGCGGTGTCCGAGCCGCAGCCGATCCCGTACGACCGGGACACCCAGGAACGGCGGGCCAAGCGGGCGGAGAAGGACCTGAACCTGCTCGGCAAGGTCAACCCGCTGGCGCTGGAGGAGTTCGCCGCGCTGGAGGAGCGGTACAAGTTCCTCTCCACGCAGCTGGAGGACCTGAAGAAGACCCGCGAGGACCTGGAGAGCGTGATCAAGGAGGTGGACGAGAAGATCCTCGAGGTCTTCACCAGCGCCTACCAGGATGTCGCGCGCGAGTTCGAGACCGTGTTCTCGGTGCTGTTCCCCGGCGGGGAGGGCCGGATGGTGCTCACCGAGCCGAACGACATGCTCGCCACCGGGGTGGACGTGGAGGCCCGCCCGCCTGGGAAGAAGGTCAAGCGGCTGTCCCTGCTGTCCGGCGGGGAGAAGTCGCTGGTCGCGGTCGGCATGCTGGTGGCGATCTTCCGGGCCCGCCCCTCGCCCTTCTACGTGATGGACGAGGTCGAGGCCGCGCTGGACGACACCAACATGCGCAGGCTTATCGGCCTGCTGGAGCAGCTGCGCGCCGCCTCCCAGCTGATCATCATCACGCACCAGAAGGCGACCATGGAGATCGCCGACGCCCTCTACGGGGTGAGCATGCAGGGCGACGGCATCACCCAGGTGATCTCCCAGCGCCTGCGTTCCGATGACGAGGTGGAGCAGCCCGAACCCGCCCAGGCCTAG
- a CDS encoding acylphosphatase, with the protein MTRLTAWVHGQVQGVGFRWWTRSRALELGLVGSAANLADGRVEVIAEGPEDHCARLLAALRSGESPGRVDHVAERWSDPRGGIEGFVER; encoded by the coding sequence GTGACGCGCCTCACTGCCTGGGTGCACGGTCAGGTGCAGGGTGTCGGTTTCCGCTGGTGGACCCGCAGCCGGGCGCTGGAACTCGGGTTGGTCGGCAGCGCGGCCAACCTCGCCGACGGGCGGGTCGAGGTGATCGCCGAGGGGCCGGAGGACCACTGTGCGCGGTTGTTGGCCGCCCTGCGGTCCGGCGAGTCACCCGGTCGGGTGGATCATGTGGCCGAGCGGTGGAGCGACCCGCGCGGCGGCATCGAGGGATTCGTCGAGCGCTGA
- a CDS encoding response regulator: MSVDNGAARQQADETVLVVDDEPQIVRALRINLAARGYRVVTAHDGSAALRAVAEVKPDVVVLDLGLPDMDGTEVIAGLRGWTAVPIIVLSARGDSSDKVQALDAGADDYVTKPFGMDELLARLRAAVRRSVTSGKDEAGAVVETSSFTVDLVAKKVIRDGEEVHLTKTEWGVLELLVRNRGRLVAQKQLLHEVWGPAYDTESHYLRVYLAQLRRKLEREPSRPKHLLTEPGMGYRFEL, encoded by the coding sequence ATGAGCGTGGACAACGGGGCGGCGCGGCAGCAGGCGGACGAGACCGTGCTGGTGGTGGACGACGAGCCGCAGATCGTGCGTGCGCTGCGGATCAACCTGGCCGCGCGGGGCTACCGGGTGGTCACCGCGCACGACGGCAGCGCGGCCCTGCGCGCGGTCGCCGAGGTGAAGCCGGATGTCGTGGTGCTCGACCTCGGCCTGCCGGATATGGACGGCACCGAGGTGATCGCCGGGCTGCGGGGCTGGACCGCGGTGCCGATCATCGTGTTGTCCGCGCGCGGGGACTCCTCGGACAAGGTGCAGGCCCTGGACGCGGGCGCGGACGACTACGTGACCAAACCCTTCGGCATGGACGAGCTGCTGGCCCGGCTGCGGGCAGCGGTGCGCCGCTCGGTCACCTCCGGCAAGGACGAGGCGGGCGCGGTGGTCGAAACCAGCTCGTTCACCGTGGACCTGGTCGCCAAGAAGGTGATCCGGGACGGCGAAGAGGTGCACCTGACCAAGACCGAGTGGGGCGTGCTGGAGCTACTGGTGCGCAACCGGGGCCGCCTGGTCGCGCAGAAGCAACTGCTGCACGAGGTGTGGGGACCCGCGTACGACACCGAGTCCCACTACCTGCGGGTGTACCTGGCCCAGCTGCGCAGGAAGCTGGAACGCGAGCCCTCCCGGCCCAAGCACCTGCTCACCGAGCCCGGCATGGGCTACCGCTTCGAACTCTGA